The following are encoded in a window of Esox lucius isolate fEsoLuc1 chromosome 14, fEsoLuc1.pri, whole genome shotgun sequence genomic DNA:
- the mycn gene encoding N-myc protein, whose amino-acid sequence MPAIISTNSDLEFDSLQPCFYPDEADFYFCGPDSAPPGEDIWKKFELLPTPPLSPSRAALPGELASLSRGDGGDSTAGPMGFGLGDPLDCNWASELLLLPEDDIWGVSDGDLFGGLTLDSNPNSIIIKDCMWSGFSAREKLERVVTEKLGKAISSAAASGVSRNVTTAAATATKAPELNRSLAECVDPAVVFPFPVNKRNSSTGRTVPASTTHCSADETPSDSDDDDDDDDDEEEDEEEDDESDGEEIDVVTVEKRRGLSPMATGTVTISVRSKTGSASAGAASSGVVSRFVSSRESAGSGAHGQELILKRSSVHQQQHNYAAPSPYASDDDHAPPSKKPRPSDTHRQPNRGHSSTPSPPSSSAPCGSVATPGTRPKRNASGDSSPRGGSSGNSDSEDSERRRNHNILERQRRNDLRSSFLTLRDNVPELARNEKAAKVLILKKAAEYVGTMELEELRLTQEKDRLQARRTQLMRRLEQARTR is encoded by the exons ATGCCGGCGATTATAAGTACAAATTCCGACTTGGAGTTCGACTCCTTACAACCCTGCTTCTATCCAGACGAGGCTGACTTCTATTTCTGCGGTCCGGACTCTGCGCCACCCGGAGAGGACATCTGGAAGAAATTCGAGTTGCTGCCCACGCCGCCTCTCTCCCCAAGCCGAGCGGCGTTACCCGGGGAGCTGGCTTCGCTGTCCCGGGGGGACGGGGGCGACTCCACGGCAGGTCCCATGGGCTTTGGATTAGGCGACCCCCTGGACTGCAATTGGGCATCGGAGCTCCTTCTCCTGCCCGAGGACGATATTTGGGGCGTTTCGGACGGAGACCTGTTCGGCGGCTTAACTTTGGATAGTAACCCCAACTCAATCATCATCAAGGACTGTATGTGGAGCGGCTTCTCGGCCAGGGAAAAGCTCGAGCGGGTGGTCACAGAGAAGCTTGGAAAAGCCATCTCTTCCGCGGCTGCCAGTGGAGTTAGTAGAAATGTCACTACCGCGGCAGCCACCGCAACCAAGGCGCCCGAGCTGAACCGCTCCTTGGCGGAGTGTGTGGACCCCGCGGTGGTCTTCCCCTTCCCTGTCAACAAAAGAAACAGTAGCACCGGCAGGACGGTCCCCGCCTCTACTACCCACTGTAGCGCGGATGAAACTCCCAGCGATTCGG acgacgacgacgacgacgatgacgacgaagaggaagatgaggaagaagaTGACGAGTCTGATGGCGAAGAGATTGACGTGGTCACCGTGGAGAAGCGGCGCGGCTTGTCGCCCATGGCGACCGGCACTGTCACCATCTCGGTGCGCTCGAAGACGGGCTCCGCGTCCGCCGGCGCGGCTTCGTCGGGCGTCGTGAGCCGCTTCGTCAGCAGCCGGGAGTCTGCAGGCTCCGGTGCTCATGGTCAGGAATTGATCCTGAAGCGCAGCTCGGTCCACCAGCAGCAGCACAACTACGCCGCCCCCTCCCCTTACGCCTCGGATGACGACCACGCGCCCCCCTCCAAGAAACCCCGGCCCTCCGACACCCACCGCCAGCCAAACCGCGGCCACTCCTCAACGCCGTCGCCGCCGTCCTCCTCGGCGCCCTGTGGCTCTGTGGCGACGCCCGGCACGCGGCCCAAGCGTAACGCGAGCGGCGACAGCAGCCCGCGCGGCGGATCCTCCGGGAACTCCGACTCCGAGGACTCGGAGCGCCGGCGGAACCACAACATCCTGGAACGCCAGCGGCGCAACGACCTGCGCTCCAGCTTCCTCACGCTGCGCGACAATGTGCCCGAGCTGGCGAGGAACGAGAAGGCGGCCAAGGTGCTGATCTTGAAGAAGGCGGCGGAGTACGTGGGGACGATGGAGCTGGAGGAGCTGCGGCTGACGCAGGAGAAAGACAGGCTGCAGGCGCGCAGGACACAGCTGATGAGGCGCCTGGAGCAGGCCAGGACTCGCTGA